The DNA window TCCTGGAACTCCGGGCATTGCACCTGCAGCACGCTGCGGTCCTCCAGGCACACGGCCGACAACTGCCCGCCCCACACGCAGCCACTGTCGAGGCCGATCAGGTTGGGCTTCAACGTCAGCCCCAACGCCGACCAGTGCCCGAACACCACGGTGTCGCGCGCCGTGCGCCGGCCCGGCACTTCGAACCACGGCATCAGGCCTGACGCCGGGTCGGCCGTGCCGCTTTCCTTCATCTTGAAATCCATCACGCCGTCGGCGGTGCAGAAGCGCAGCCGCGTCATGGCGTTGATGATGCAGCGCAGCCGGTCGGCGCCGCGCAAGTCGTCCGACCATTGATCGGGCAGGTTGCCGTACATCTCCGCCAGGAATTCGGCGAAGCTTTCGTCCGGCCCGCGCAGCATTTCCTGCACCTCGCCGGCCAGCGCGATGGCCTCGTCGGCGCTCCACTGCGGCAGCAGGCCCGCGTGCACCAGCACATGACCTTGCACCTGGATCGCCAGCGGACGGCGCCGCACCCAATCGATCAGCTCGTCACGGTCGGGCGCGTGCAGGATGTCGGCCAGGGTGTCGGATTTGTGCTCCGGACGGATGCCGTAGGCCACGGCCAGCAGGTGCAGGTCGTGGTTGCCCAGCACGCTGTCGATGAGGCCGCCGCTAGCCATGCACAGTTTGCGCACGTGGCGCAGCGTGGCCAGCGAGTCCGGGCCGCGGTTGATCAGGTCGCCGGCGAACAGGATGGCGGGTTCGGCCACGCCGACCTCGGCCGCGTGCGCGCGTATGCGGTCGAGCATGGACAAGGCCTGCTCGTGGCAGCCTTGCAAATCCCCGATTACATAGGTTTTCATATGGAAGCTCTCTGGTTCGTTGCTTTGGAATCTGAATTACCCTGAAATCAGAGTGCGAGTGTTGATTTTTGCCCGTGGGCAGCGCAGTTTCACATAAAATCACTCTTACGACTGTTTTGACTCTTGCTGCGGGATACTAAATGATTTTTGTTACGGGCGGTGCCGGTTTTATCGGTTCAAACTTTGTCCTCGACTGGCTGGCCCAGTCCGACGAGCCTGTTGTCAATTATGACAAGCTGACCTACGCCGGCAATCTGAACAACCTGGCGTCGCTGAAAAACGATCCGCGCCACATCTTCGTGCGCGGCGACATCTGCGACCAGGCCCAGGTGCTGGCGCTGTTCGAGCTGCACAAGCCGCGCGCCGTGGTCCACTTCGCGGCCGAAAGTCACGTCGACCGCTCCATCCTCGGCCCCGGCGAATTCATCAACACCAACATCAACGGCACCTTCAGCCTGCTCGAAGCCACGCGCGCCTACTGGTCGGCGCTGCCGGACTCCGAAAAAGCCGCGTTCCGCTTCCTGCACGTGTCGACCGACGAGGTCTACGGCACGCTCGGCCCGGACGACGCGCCGTTCAGCGAAACCACCGCGTTCGCGCCGAACAGCCCGTACTCGGCGTCGAAGGCCGCGTCCGACCACCTGGTGCGTTCCTATCATCATACCTACGGCCTGCCGACGGTGACGACCAACTGCTCGAACAATTACGGCCCGTATCACTTCCCGGAAAAGCTGATCCCCTTGATCATCGCCAACGCGCAGGCCGGCAAGCCGCTGCCGATCTACGGCGACGGCCAGCAGGTGCGCGACTGGTTGTATGTG is part of the Oxalobacteraceae bacterium OTU3CAMAD1 genome and encodes:
- a CDS encoding symmetrical bis(5'-nucleosyl)-tetraphosphatase, with translation MKTYVIGDLQGCHEQALSMLDRIRAHAAEVGVAEPAILFAGDLINRGPDSLATLRHVRKLCMASGGLIDSVLGNHDLHLLAVAYGIRPEHKSDTLADILHAPDRDELIDWVRRRPLAIQVQGHVLVHAGLLPQWSADEAIALAGEVQEMLRGPDESFAEFLAEMYGNLPDQWSDDLRGADRLRCIINAMTRLRFCTADGVMDFKMKESGTADPASGLMPWFEVPGRRTARDTVVFGHWSALGLTLKPNLIGLDSGCVWGGQLSAVCLEDRSVLQVQCPEFQEPSSKKKAA
- the rfbB gene encoding dTDP-glucose 4,6-dehydratase encodes the protein MIFVTGGAGFIGSNFVLDWLAQSDEPVVNYDKLTYAGNLNNLASLKNDPRHIFVRGDICDQAQVLALFELHKPRAVVHFAAESHVDRSILGPGEFINTNINGTFSLLEATRAYWSALPDSEKAAFRFLHVSTDEVYGTLGPDDAPFSETTAFAPNSPYSASKAASDHLVRSYHHTYGLPTVTTNCSNNYGPYHFPEKLIPLIIANAQAGKPLPIYGDGQQVRDWLYVSDHCAAIRRVLEAGRLGETYNVGGWNEMANLDVVHTLCDMLDRLQPKADGASYRAQITYVKDRPGHDRRYAIDARKLERELGWKPAETFQTGIAKTVRWYLDNQAWVGDVQSGSYAKWVETNYFNREGQA